In Puntigrus tetrazona isolate hp1 chromosome 18, ASM1883169v1, whole genome shotgun sequence, one genomic interval encodes:
- the LOC122362996 gene encoding sodium- and chloride-dependent GABA transporter 2-like isoform X2: MDRTQGQIEERGYWGSKAEFLLAVAGNVIGLGNVWRFPYLCYKYGGGAFLIPYLVFVVTCGVPLFLLETAMGQYTQEGGITCWRRLCPLAEGIGYAGQLILLYSCMYYIIILSWALFYLIFSFSSQLPWASCDNTWNTDDCVNLAAKNLTLNRTTLINSTPAATEFWERRVLSLSGGIEEIGQINWEILLCLIAMWVICYFCIWKGVKSTGKVVYFTATFPYVMLLVLLIRGLTLPGALQGVVFYLYPEPARLFDPQVWLEAGAQILFSYSVSVGTLTVLASYNKYNNNCYRDSLWLCVLNSCTSLVAGFAVFSVLGFMAQEQGVPIAEVAESGPGLAFIAYPQAVAMMPLPQLWAVCFFIMIILLGLDTQFVSMEAVTTSVMDLFPTILRREGRREIFILFFCLVCFLGQLIMVTELFDYYACNGACVLFLSVFESLAMGWIFGAERMFDIIEDMTKSRPNYIFMLCWKYLTPLVSVVSFVCSMVEYTPLTFNRWYVYPDWAYVLGWLLALSSIVLVPGWALGQLFAGKGSLKQRWRHLCRPDPELPLTTEQRAEMKETPLNTEMEDLVRANIVDENGY; encoded by the exons ATGGACAGAACGCAAGGACAAATAGAGGAGCGAGGGTACTGGGGCAGCAAAGCAGAGTTTCTTCTGGCTGTGGCAGGGAATGTGATTGGACTGGGTAACGTCTGGAGGTTTCCTTACCTCTGTTACAAGTATGGAGGAG GGGCGTTCCTGATCCCCTACCTGGTGTTTGTGGTTACCTGTGGGGTGCCTCTGTTCCTGCTGGAGACGGCCATGGGACAGTACACACAGGAAGGGGGCATTACTTGTTGGCGTCGGCTCTGTCCATTAGCTGAGG GTATTGGTTATGCAGGACAACTTATTCTTCTGTACAGCTGCATGTATTACATCATCATTCTTTCCTGGGCGCTTTTCTACCTCATTTTCTCCTTTAGCTCCCAACTGCCTTGGGCCAGCTGTGACAACACCTGGAACACAG atgacTGTGTAAATCTTGCTGCAAAGAATTTGACCCTCAACCGGACAACCCTGATTAATTCAACACCTGCAGCTACTGAGTTCTGGga ACGCAGAGTGCTGTCTCTCTCCGGAGGTATTGAGGAGATCGGTCAGATCAACTGGGAGATTCTTCTCTGCCTTATTGCAATGTGGGTCATATGTTATTTCTGCATCTGGAAAGGAGTCAAATCTACAGGCAAG GTGGTGTATTTCACAGCTACATTTCCTTATGTGATGCTGCTGGTGTTGCTGATTCGTGGGTTAACTCTTCCTGGAGCTCTTCAGGGGGTTGTGTTTTACCTGTACCCTGAACCGGCCCGGCTCTTTGACCCACAG GTCTGGTTGGAGGCCGGAGCTCAAATCTTATTTTCCTACAGTGTGTCTGTTGGCACTCTCACTGTTTTAGCCAGctacaataaatacaacaacaacTGCTACAG GGACAGCTTGTGGCTTTGCGTTCTGAACAGTTGCACAAGTTTGGTGGCTGGCTTTGCTGTGTTCTCAGTCTTGGGCTTCATGGCCCAAGAGCAGGGCGTCCCCATTGCAGAGGTGGCAGAGTCAG GACCAGGACTGGCATTCATAGCTTATCCACAAGCAGTAGCTATGATGCCTCTTCCTCAGTTGTGGGCTGTCTGTTTCTTCATCATGATTATTTTGCTGGGCCTAGATACACAG TTTGTTTCAATGGAAGCCGTCACAACATCAGTGATGGACCTGTTCCCCACCATTCTGCGCAGAGAAGGACGGCGAGAAATCTTCATCCTGTTCTTCTGTCTTGTATGCTTCTTGGGACAACTGATCATGGTTACTGAG TTGTTTGACTACTACGCCTGTAATGGAGCCTGTGTACTGTTCCTGTCTGTGTTTGAGTCTCTGGCAATGGGTTGGATTTTTG GGGCTGAGAGGATGTTTGACATCATTGAAGACATGACAAAGTCACGACCCAATTACATATTCATGCTGTGCTGGAAATACCTGACTCCTCTCGTATCTGTG GTGTCTTTTGTCTGTTCTATGGTGGAGTATACACCCCTCACTTTTAACCGCTGGTATGTGTACCCAGACTGGGCGTATGTACTAGGCTGGTTACTGGCTCTATCCTCCATCGTACTGGTGCCTGGATGGGCACTGGGTCAACTGTTTGCTGGGAAAGGGAGTCTAAAACAG CGTTGGCGTCACCTGTGCAGACCTGATCCAGAGCTTCCTCTCACCACTGAACAAAGAGCTGAAATGAAGGAAACTCCTCTTAACACAGAGATGGAAGACTTAGTTAGGGCAAACATAGTTGATGAAAATggatactaa
- the LOC122362996 gene encoding sodium- and chloride-dependent GABA transporter 2-like isoform X3 → MYYIIILSWALFYLIFSFSSQLPWASCDNTWNTDDCVNLAAKNLTLNRTTLINSTPAATEFWERRVLSLSGGIEEIGQINWEILLCLIAMWVICYFCIWKGVKSTGKVVYFTATFPYVMLLVLLIRGLTLPGALQGVVFYLYPEPARLFDPQVWLEAGAQILFSYSVSVGTLTVLASYNKYNNNCYRDSLWLCVLNSCTSLVAGFAVFSVLGFMAQEQGVPIAEVAESGPGLAFIAYPQAVAMMPLPQLWAVCFFIMIILLGLDTQFVSMEAVTTSVMDLFPTILRREGRREIFILFFCLVCFLGQLIMVTEGGMYVFQLFDYYACNGACVLFLSVFESLAMGWIFGAERMFDIIEDMTKSRPNYIFMLCWKYLTPLVSVVSFVCSMVEYTPLTFNRWYVYPDWAYVLGWLLALSSIVLVPGWALGQLFAGKGSLKQRWRHLCRPDPELPLTTEQRAEMKETPLNTEMEDLVRANIVDENGY, encoded by the exons ATGTATTACATCATCATTCTTTCCTGGGCGCTTTTCTACCTCATTTTCTCCTTTAGCTCCCAACTGCCTTGGGCCAGCTGTGACAACACCTGGAACACAG atgacTGTGTAAATCTTGCTGCAAAGAATTTGACCCTCAACCGGACAACCCTGATTAATTCAACACCTGCAGCTACTGAGTTCTGGga ACGCAGAGTGCTGTCTCTCTCCGGAGGTATTGAGGAGATCGGTCAGATCAACTGGGAGATTCTTCTCTGCCTTATTGCAATGTGGGTCATATGTTATTTCTGCATCTGGAAAGGAGTCAAATCTACAGGCAAG GTGGTGTATTTCACAGCTACATTTCCTTATGTGATGCTGCTGGTGTTGCTGATTCGTGGGTTAACTCTTCCTGGAGCTCTTCAGGGGGTTGTGTTTTACCTGTACCCTGAACCGGCCCGGCTCTTTGACCCACAG GTCTGGTTGGAGGCCGGAGCTCAAATCTTATTTTCCTACAGTGTGTCTGTTGGCACTCTCACTGTTTTAGCCAGctacaataaatacaacaacaacTGCTACAG GGACAGCTTGTGGCTTTGCGTTCTGAACAGTTGCACAAGTTTGGTGGCTGGCTTTGCTGTGTTCTCAGTCTTGGGCTTCATGGCCCAAGAGCAGGGCGTCCCCATTGCAGAGGTGGCAGAGTCAG GACCAGGACTGGCATTCATAGCTTATCCACAAGCAGTAGCTATGATGCCTCTTCCTCAGTTGTGGGCTGTCTGTTTCTTCATCATGATTATTTTGCTGGGCCTAGATACACAG TTTGTTTCAATGGAAGCCGTCACAACATCAGTGATGGACCTGTTCCCCACCATTCTGCGCAGAGAAGGACGGCGAGAAATCTTCATCCTGTTCTTCTGTCTTGTATGCTTCTTGGGACAACTGATCATGGTTACTGAG GGGGGGATGTATGTATTCCAGTTGTTTGACTACTACGCCTGTAATGGAGCCTGTGTACTGTTCCTGTCTGTGTTTGAGTCTCTGGCAATGGGTTGGATTTTTG GGGCTGAGAGGATGTTTGACATCATTGAAGACATGACAAAGTCACGACCCAATTACATATTCATGCTGTGCTGGAAATACCTGACTCCTCTCGTATCTGTG GTGTCTTTTGTCTGTTCTATGGTGGAGTATACACCCCTCACTTTTAACCGCTGGTATGTGTACCCAGACTGGGCGTATGTACTAGGCTGGTTACTGGCTCTATCCTCCATCGTACTGGTGCCTGGATGGGCACTGGGTCAACTGTTTGCTGGGAAAGGGAGTCTAAAACAG CGTTGGCGTCACCTGTGCAGACCTGATCCAGAGCTTCCTCTCACCACTGAACAAAGAGCTGAAATGAAGGAAACTCCTCTTAACACAGAGATGGAAGACTTAGTTAGGGCAAACATAGTTGATGAAAATggatactaa
- the LOC122362996 gene encoding sodium- and chloride-dependent GABA transporter 2-like isoform X1, producing the protein MDRTQGQIEERGYWGSKAEFLLAVAGNVIGLGNVWRFPYLCYKYGGGAFLIPYLVFVVTCGVPLFLLETAMGQYTQEGGITCWRRLCPLAEGIGYAGQLILLYSCMYYIIILSWALFYLIFSFSSQLPWASCDNTWNTDDCVNLAAKNLTLNRTTLINSTPAATEFWERRVLSLSGGIEEIGQINWEILLCLIAMWVICYFCIWKGVKSTGKVVYFTATFPYVMLLVLLIRGLTLPGALQGVVFYLYPEPARLFDPQVWLEAGAQILFSYSVSVGTLTVLASYNKYNNNCYRDSLWLCVLNSCTSLVAGFAVFSVLGFMAQEQGVPIAEVAESGPGLAFIAYPQAVAMMPLPQLWAVCFFIMIILLGLDTQFVSMEAVTTSVMDLFPTILRREGRREIFILFFCLVCFLGQLIMVTEGGMYVFQLFDYYACNGACVLFLSVFESLAMGWIFGAERMFDIIEDMTKSRPNYIFMLCWKYLTPLVSVVSFVCSMVEYTPLTFNRWYVYPDWAYVLGWLLALSSIVLVPGWALGQLFAGKGSLKQRWRHLCRPDPELPLTTEQRAEMKETPLNTEMEDLVRANIVDENGY; encoded by the exons ATGGACAGAACGCAAGGACAAATAGAGGAGCGAGGGTACTGGGGCAGCAAAGCAGAGTTTCTTCTGGCTGTGGCAGGGAATGTGATTGGACTGGGTAACGTCTGGAGGTTTCCTTACCTCTGTTACAAGTATGGAGGAG GGGCGTTCCTGATCCCCTACCTGGTGTTTGTGGTTACCTGTGGGGTGCCTCTGTTCCTGCTGGAGACGGCCATGGGACAGTACACACAGGAAGGGGGCATTACTTGTTGGCGTCGGCTCTGTCCATTAGCTGAGG GTATTGGTTATGCAGGACAACTTATTCTTCTGTACAGCTGCATGTATTACATCATCATTCTTTCCTGGGCGCTTTTCTACCTCATTTTCTCCTTTAGCTCCCAACTGCCTTGGGCCAGCTGTGACAACACCTGGAACACAG atgacTGTGTAAATCTTGCTGCAAAGAATTTGACCCTCAACCGGACAACCCTGATTAATTCAACACCTGCAGCTACTGAGTTCTGGga ACGCAGAGTGCTGTCTCTCTCCGGAGGTATTGAGGAGATCGGTCAGATCAACTGGGAGATTCTTCTCTGCCTTATTGCAATGTGGGTCATATGTTATTTCTGCATCTGGAAAGGAGTCAAATCTACAGGCAAG GTGGTGTATTTCACAGCTACATTTCCTTATGTGATGCTGCTGGTGTTGCTGATTCGTGGGTTAACTCTTCCTGGAGCTCTTCAGGGGGTTGTGTTTTACCTGTACCCTGAACCGGCCCGGCTCTTTGACCCACAG GTCTGGTTGGAGGCCGGAGCTCAAATCTTATTTTCCTACAGTGTGTCTGTTGGCACTCTCACTGTTTTAGCCAGctacaataaatacaacaacaacTGCTACAG GGACAGCTTGTGGCTTTGCGTTCTGAACAGTTGCACAAGTTTGGTGGCTGGCTTTGCTGTGTTCTCAGTCTTGGGCTTCATGGCCCAAGAGCAGGGCGTCCCCATTGCAGAGGTGGCAGAGTCAG GACCAGGACTGGCATTCATAGCTTATCCACAAGCAGTAGCTATGATGCCTCTTCCTCAGTTGTGGGCTGTCTGTTTCTTCATCATGATTATTTTGCTGGGCCTAGATACACAG TTTGTTTCAATGGAAGCCGTCACAACATCAGTGATGGACCTGTTCCCCACCATTCTGCGCAGAGAAGGACGGCGAGAAATCTTCATCCTGTTCTTCTGTCTTGTATGCTTCTTGGGACAACTGATCATGGTTACTGAG GGGGGGATGTATGTATTCCAGTTGTTTGACTACTACGCCTGTAATGGAGCCTGTGTACTGTTCCTGTCTGTGTTTGAGTCTCTGGCAATGGGTTGGATTTTTG GGGCTGAGAGGATGTTTGACATCATTGAAGACATGACAAAGTCACGACCCAATTACATATTCATGCTGTGCTGGAAATACCTGACTCCTCTCGTATCTGTG GTGTCTTTTGTCTGTTCTATGGTGGAGTATACACCCCTCACTTTTAACCGCTGGTATGTGTACCCAGACTGGGCGTATGTACTAGGCTGGTTACTGGCTCTATCCTCCATCGTACTGGTGCCTGGATGGGCACTGGGTCAACTGTTTGCTGGGAAAGGGAGTCTAAAACAG CGTTGGCGTCACCTGTGCAGACCTGATCCAGAGCTTCCTCTCACCACTGAACAAAGAGCTGAAATGAAGGAAACTCCTCTTAACACAGAGATGGAAGACTTAGTTAGGGCAAACATAGTTGATGAAAATggatactaa
- the vwa7 gene encoding von Willebrand factor A domain-containing protein 7 — translation MMCEGMSSWILAHQCVLVLFIYCMPTSQAFLPNFWSRVLTLSWDSYTHQYMTEQAILNITMETLSKRMERHRDVDDEELYTGLGRGFWHAVGEVASANSEMDFLSSTCSDPVYHFDSERVEGATQILRELWSQTVLQTQAKEYQGARHSLGQLFHSLQDFYSHSNWVEMGQQEVYLHLLHPEEPSVAVASEETPTCAECYRFSCYNNLLEEMIRQTKPLLTTGYFSTYPVKPQGKCSHGGILDSSRHQGAEGGINKDSTSPLFSPHHYLHKEAAHLATTATLRVLQDLRNEVGPKSFLRLFSVQQPPTLVFVMDTTGSMFEEITAARLRALSIIQAREKSQRTSLPGTFILVPFHDPGFGPVKETDDPHQFMQYMEDLTALGGGDEPEMCLSALQLALTHSPPLSEIFVFTDASPKDHHLQNAVQALILEKQIKVNFLLTEDLSARGSVKGMRKRKRRESLSPDRFSLYSSLSSLSGGMTIFTTKTDIQQVSTIVEDTTTSSKVTLLHAESESNSSNSFRVDKAVTKVMLHITGQLTHCELVSPSGVQQTLPGTDGPLAVLNSYDGLNRISLLPTLQIGIWQLRVKTIGPMTFNVLGDSSLDFLYYFARESNETHPGLRKMEGSPIAGVPVFLVVAVTGISPNEEASFSHMTLLGPNGESLQKVWLNSTSSHWSEEELVGYMDSVPRMPFSMRLSGKDKRGNLLERVSTEMIQPTHVQIQVHSAPQLLPGHSSTVLFEIINHGPNRHFSLSAKDDHGYLSHPDQQRLFISAMGSEKREVELRTPHTAQAGTAITLTLTVQAEDLPQNYAVVHLAVIPEEPDKKPPTCSSVHVESSCPSLCSQSSWKVSLLAKDRGHSGLASIELAQGEGTLILSEMSMQRRQEHFPQLHEETPGGVHLPLLQPQKDTSEQHFGTESKQRLDGVWLLKGDHPVNISEWTKGKPVKMHYSSGCCAPHAEIVLWDRAGNMRRCPLKARQERALQEKNRAHSEESTSWLDFMLWCHLTLIFFL, via the exons ATGATGTGTGAAGGAATGAGCTCCTGGATTTTGGCCCACCAATGTGTCTTGGTgctgttcatttactgtatgcCAACAAGCCAAGCCTTTCTTCCCAACTTCTGGTCACGTGTACTAACATTGTCCTGGGATTCATACACACACCAGTACATGACAGAACAAGCTATACTGAACATCACAATGGAAACTCTGAGCAAAAGGATGGAACGTCATCGTGATGTAGATGATGAAGAGCTG tATACTGGGCTTGGTCGAGGGTTTTGGCATGCTGTGGGGGAGGTAGCAAGTGCTAACTCTGAAATGGATTTCTTGAGCTCCACATGTTCTGATCCAGTATACCACTTTGACTCTGAGAGAGTGGAAGGAGCCACCCAGATTCTACGAGAGTTATGGAGCCAGACGGTACTGCAGACCCAGGCTAAGGAGTACCAGGGGGCCAGACATAGCCTGGgtcagcttttccactcgttaCAG GACTTTTACAGTCACAGTAACTGGGTGGAGATGGGTCAGCAAGAAGTGTACCTCCACCTTCTGCACCCAGAAGAGCCGTCAGTTGCTGTAGCTTCAG AGGAAACCCCAACCTGTGCAGAGTGCTACAGATTTAGCTGTTACAATAATTTGCTGGAGGAAATGATTCGTCAGACAAAACCACTACTGACTACTGGTTATTTCAGCACTTACCCTGTCAAACCTCAAG GAAAGTGCAGTCATGGTGGGATTCTGGACAGCAGTCGTCACCAGGGAGCTGAGGGAGGAATCAACAAGGACAGCACATCTCCGCTGTTCTCCCCTCATCACTACCTCCATAAAGAAGCTGCCCATCTGGCTACCACAGCAACCCTCAGAGTGCTCCAAGACCTCCGCAATGAGGTGGGGCCCAAAAGCTTCCTCAG GCTCTTTAGTGTCCAGCAGCCCCCAACACTGGTCTTTGTCATGGACACAACTGGCAGCATGTTTGAGGAGATCACAGCAGCCCGACTCAGAGCCCTCTCCATAATACAGGCACGAGAAAAGAGTCAACGCACTAGTCTGCCTGGCACCTTCATTCTAGTGCCTTTTCATGACCCTG GTTTTGGGCCAGTGAAGGAAACAGATGACCCTCATCAGTTCATGCAGTACATGGAGGATCTGACGGCTCTTGGAGGTGGGGATGAACCAGAGATGTGTCTCTCTGCCCTTCAG TTGGCTCTAACCCATAGCCCTCCGCTGTCAGAGATATTTGTATTCACAGACGCTTCTCCTAAAGACCATCATCTGCAAAATGCAGTCCAGGCTCTCATACTGGAGAAGCAAATAAAG GTGAACTTTTTACTCACTGAAGATCTAAGCGCCAGAGGAAGCGTAAAAGGGatgagaaaaaggaaaagaagagaATCTTTATCTCCTGATAGATTTTCTCTGTATTCCTCACTTTCTTCTTTGTCTGGAGGAATGACTATCTTCactacaaaaacagacattcaaCAAGTATCAACCATTGTAGAAGACACCACCACCTCAAGCAAG gtaaCTCTGCTTCATGCAGAAAGTGAATCAAATTCATCAAACTCTTTCAGAGTGGACAAAGCTGTGACAAAAGTTATGCTGCACATCACTGGTCAGCTGACACATTGTGAGCTTGTCAGTCCCTCAG GTGTTCAACAAACTCTTCCTGGTACTGACGGTCCCCTAGCAGTGCTAAACTCATATGACGGTCTAAATAGAATAAGCCTGCTGCCTACACTACAGATAGGTATATGGCAACTTAGAGTCAAAACCATTGGGCCAATGACATTCAACGTACTGG GTGATAGCAGCTTGGACTTCCTATATTATTTTGCAAGAGAATCTAATGAGACACATCCAGGACTGAGGAAAATGGAGGGCAGTCCTATAGCAG GAGTTCCAGTGTTTTTAGTGGTTGCTGTGACAGGCATATCACCCAATGAGGAGGCCTCATTCAGTCACATGACCCTGTTGGGGCCTAATGGGGAGAGCCTACAGAAGGTATGGCTAAACTCCACATCTTCTCATTGGTCTGAAGAGGAGCTAGTGGGGTACATGGACTCAGTTCCCAGGATGCCATTCAGCATGCGATTGTCTGGAAAGGATAAAAGAGGCAACTTGCTCGAAAGAGTTTCCACTGAGATGATTCAACCGACACATGTGCAGATACAG GTGCATTCAGCTCCACAGCTTCTCCCAGGTCACAGCTCGACTGTGTTGTTTGAGATAATCAATCATGGTCCCAATCGTCATTTTAGTCTTTCAGCAAAAGATGACCATGGGTATCTATCCCACCCAGACCAACAAAG GCTATTTATAAGTGCAATGGGCTCTGAGAAGCGGGAGGTTGAATTAAGGACCCCTCATACTGCTCAGGCAGGGACAGCCATCACCCTGACTCTCACTGTTCAGGCAGAAGACTTACCACAGAATTATGCTGTGGTACATTTGGCAGTCATACCTGAG GAACCCGACAAAAAACCTCCAACATGTTCTTCCGTGCATGTGGAGTCCTCCTGCCCCTCTTTGTGCTCTCAGAGCAGCTGGAAAGTCTCACTTTTAGCAAAAGACAGAGGTCACTCTGGACTGGCATCCATAGAGCTGGCACAAGGAGAAGGCACTCTTATTCTGTCAGAGATGTCTATGCAGAGACGTCAAGAACATTTCCCACAGCTTCATGAAGAGACCCCGGGAGGAGTCCATCTTCCATTGCTACAACCACAAAAAGACACCTCAGAACAGCACTTTGGAACAGAATCCAAACAAAGACTGGATGGAGTCTGGTTATTGAAGGGGGATCATCCAGTAAACATCAGTGAATGGACTAAGGGGAAACCTGTAAAGATGCATTATTCCTCAGGCTGCTGTGCCCCTCATGCAGAGATAGTGCTGTGGGATAGAGCAGGAAATATGAGACGTTGTCCTCTCAAAGCCAGGCAGGAAAGGGCATTACAAGAAAAGAACAGGGCACATAGTGAGGAATCTACTTCATGGCTAGATTTCATGTTGTGGTGCCACTTAACACTGATCTTTTttctatga